One region of Xylanimonas ulmi genomic DNA includes:
- a CDS encoding metal ABC transporter substrate-binding protein yields MIKRRHALVAAAAVPVALVAAAMATTSNGTPDADAAGPTETRAQVVTSFYPLQFVAERVAGGLADVDNLTPPAADPHHLELSLARVRDVGAADVVVTLSGFMHAVDDAVATQQPERLVDAADLVDLLPASVTGGHSHADGECTHPSHAHDHDEHADDHSHDHDHAADHSHGEAHAHDHGHDHADHSEHNHAHDSHDHAEHDHSDHSDHDHADHGHSHDMGGDDPHFWLDPMRLAQVAGPVAEALADADPDNAEAFHANAVALEAELAELDAEIAAALEPFAGAKLVTNHTAFGYLAARFGLEQVGITGLDHGIEPSPARMREIGEIVRAHNVGTIFSETLVSPRVVETLASDLGVRTDVLDTLEGLTPENAAAGEDFVSLMRRNLVALMEGLVAP; encoded by the coding sequence ATGATCAAACGCCGACACGCCCTCGTCGCCGCCGCCGCCGTCCCCGTCGCCCTGGTCGCCGCGGCCATGGCGACCACCTCGAACGGCACGCCCGACGCCGACGCCGCCGGCCCCACCGAGACGCGCGCGCAGGTCGTCACCTCGTTCTACCCGCTGCAGTTCGTCGCCGAGCGCGTCGCCGGCGGCCTGGCCGACGTCGACAACCTGACCCCGCCCGCCGCCGACCCCCACCACCTCGAGCTCTCGCTCGCCCGCGTGCGCGACGTCGGCGCGGCCGACGTCGTCGTCACCCTGAGCGGGTTCATGCACGCGGTCGACGACGCCGTCGCGACCCAGCAGCCCGAGCGCCTCGTCGACGCGGCCGACCTCGTCGACCTGCTGCCCGCGAGCGTGACGGGCGGGCACTCGCACGCCGACGGCGAGTGCACCCACCCCTCGCACGCGCACGACCACGACGAGCACGCCGACGACCACTCGCACGACCACGACCACGCCGCCGACCACTCCCACGGCGAGGCTCACGCGCACGACCACGGGCACGACCACGCCGACCACTCCGAGCACAACCACGCGCACGACAGCCACGACCACGCCGAGCACGACCACTCCGACCACTCCGACCACGACCACGCCGACCACGGGCACTCGCACGACATGGGCGGCGACGACCCCCACTTCTGGCTCGACCCGATGCGCCTGGCGCAGGTCGCCGGCCCGGTCGCCGAGGCGCTCGCCGACGCCGACCCGGACAACGCCGAGGCCTTCCACGCCAACGCGGTCGCGCTGGAGGCCGAGCTCGCCGAGCTCGACGCGGAGATCGCCGCGGCGCTTGAGCCCTTCGCCGGCGCCAAGCTCGTGACCAACCACACCGCGTTCGGCTACCTCGCCGCGCGCTTCGGGCTGGAGCAGGTCGGCATCACCGGCCTGGACCACGGCATCGAGCCCTCCCCCGCGCGCATGCGCGAGATCGGCGAGATCGTCCGCGCGCACAACGTGGGCACGATCTTCTCCGAGACCCTGGTCAGCCCCCGCGTCGTCGAGACGCTCGCCTCCGACCTGGGCGTGCGCACCGACGTCCTGGACACCCTGGAGGGCCTGACCCCCGAGAACGCCGCGGCGGGCGAGGACTTCGTGTCCCTCATGCGCCGCAACCTGGTCGCGCTGATGGAGGGGCTCGTCGCACCGTGA
- a CDS encoding hemolysin family protein → MDQGTVLNVALVLLFVLIGGVFAATELALVSLRQSQLNRLEQQSRRGARVAAVAKNPNRFLASVQIGVTVAGFFSAAYGASTLAPDFVPTLMGLGLSERVAQPLALIALTLVIAYLSLVLGELVPKRIALQRAQAVSLAVGPALDRFASLMRPVVWLLSASTDAVVRLLGGDPRATTEEMSGEELRDLVAGHQQLAEDERRILDDVFAAGDRTLGEVMRPRGEVTFLAGHLPLTKAAAVVAASPYSRYPVTGEGFDDVAGFLHVRDLLGVRDDGRTVADLARPIPFLPVTNRLLPSLSALRAQGAHIAIVVDEYGGTDGIVTLEDMVEELVGEIHDEYDVPEPEVLGESGGRRVVDARVTIEEFAEVTGVALADGPYETAAGYVVHQLGRLAQVGDRVAVDGHDLIVTDVVGRRITRLTIEPSPAPEPTSEPTSEP, encoded by the coding sequence ATGGACCAGGGAACTGTGCTCAACGTCGCGCTCGTGCTGCTCTTCGTGCTGATCGGCGGCGTGTTCGCCGCGACCGAGCTGGCGCTGGTGTCGCTGCGCCAGTCTCAGCTCAACCGTCTGGAGCAGCAGAGCCGCCGCGGCGCCCGGGTCGCGGCCGTCGCCAAGAACCCCAACCGCTTCCTGGCGTCCGTGCAGATCGGCGTCACTGTCGCGGGCTTCTTCTCGGCCGCCTACGGCGCCTCGACGCTCGCGCCGGACTTCGTTCCCACGCTCATGGGCCTCGGCCTGAGCGAGCGCGTGGCGCAGCCGCTCGCGCTCATCGCCCTCACGCTCGTGATCGCCTACCTGTCGCTCGTGCTGGGCGAGCTCGTGCCCAAGCGGATCGCCCTGCAGCGCGCCCAGGCGGTCTCGCTGGCCGTCGGGCCGGCGCTGGATCGGTTCGCCTCGCTGATGCGCCCGGTCGTGTGGCTGCTGTCGGCGTCGACCGACGCCGTCGTGCGCCTGCTGGGCGGCGACCCGCGCGCGACCACGGAGGAGATGAGCGGCGAGGAGCTGCGCGACCTGGTCGCGGGCCACCAGCAGCTCGCCGAGGACGAGCGGCGCATCCTCGACGACGTGTTCGCCGCAGGCGACCGCACGCTCGGGGAGGTCATGCGCCCGCGCGGGGAGGTCACGTTCCTCGCCGGCCACCTGCCGCTGACCAAGGCCGCGGCGGTGGTCGCGGCGAGCCCCTACTCGCGCTACCCCGTCACCGGCGAGGGCTTCGACGACGTCGCCGGGTTCTTGCACGTGCGCGACCTGCTCGGCGTGCGCGACGACGGGCGCACCGTCGCCGACCTGGCCCGGCCGATCCCGTTCCTGCCCGTGACCAACCGCCTGCTGCCGTCGCTGTCGGCGCTGCGGGCGCAGGGCGCGCACATCGCGATCGTCGTGGACGAGTACGGCGGCACCGACGGCATCGTGACCCTGGAGGACATGGTCGAGGAGCTCGTGGGCGAGATCCACGACGAGTACGACGTGCCCGAGCCCGAGGTGCTCGGCGAGTCGGGCGGACGCCGGGTCGTCGACGCGCGCGTGACCATCGAGGAGTTCGCCGAGGTCACGGGCGTCGCGCTCGCGGACGGCCCGTACGAGACCGCGGCCGGCTACGTCGTCCACCAGCTCGGCCGTCTGGCCCAGGTCGGCGACCGTGTCGCCGTCGACGGACACGACCTGATCGTGACCGACGTCGTCGGGAGGCGCATCACCCGCCTGACCATCGAGCCCTCACCCGCCCCCGAGCCCACCTCGGAGCCCACCTCAGAGCCCTGA
- a CDS encoding GNAT family N-acetyltransferase, producing MLIRRPTVADAEAIADLHLDVWDEAYADLMAREVLVARRAARAQRIETWRASLADGLWEQWVADDDGRLVGFATAGGGRDEPEPGLPRRELMSLYVRASVYGAGVGPALFDAALGDAAAYLWVLDGNERAIRFYRGRGFAFDGRTTVAPFGRERRMVRPAA from the coding sequence ATGCTGATCAGACGCCCGACCGTGGCCGACGCCGAGGCCATCGCCGACCTGCACCTGGACGTGTGGGACGAGGCGTATGCGGACCTCATGGCCCGCGAGGTGCTCGTCGCCCGACGGGCGGCGCGCGCGCAGCGGATCGAGACCTGGCGCGCGAGCCTGGCCGACGGGTTGTGGGAGCAGTGGGTCGCCGACGACGACGGGCGACTCGTCGGCTTCGCGACGGCGGGCGGCGGGCGCGACGAGCCGGAGCCGGGCCTGCCCCGGCGAGAGCTGATGTCCCTGTACGTGCGCGCGTCGGTCTACGGCGCCGGGGTCGGGCCCGCGCTCTTCGACGCCGCGCTCGGTGACGCCGCCGCGTACCTGTGGGTCCTCGACGGCAACGAGCGCGCGATCCGGTTCTACCGCGGCCGCGGCTTCGCGTTCGACGGGCGGACCACGGTGGCGCCCTTCGGCAGGGAGCGCCGCATGGTGAGGCCAGCGGCATAG
- a CDS encoding MFS transporter, which yields MTGARNALGNGVYRRLLTAQVVCLAGTGLATVALGLLAFDVAGAGAGRVLGTVFAIKMVAYVLISPVAQAVVSRLPRRQVMVAADALRAAVALALPLIDQVWQVYALVFVLQAASAVHSPTFQAAIPDVLADVRQYTQALSFSRLAEDLEMVLSPMLAAALLLVIPPDALFWGTAVGFAGSAALIGSIAIPRPRASQEGGTAFAQLPFGIRVRRGMRLMWRVRALRPVLALNLTVAAAGAFVLVQTVVIARDTFGQGNDVVAVLLAVNGAGSMTAALTLPKMLARLPERTVMLGGAVVMSAATLLVPLALRVAAPAVGLAAIGALWVAVGFGWACTEVPFGRIVIREVPDADRPAVFAAEFSLSHLCWLVTYPVAGWLGAVGLGRTALLLALVAAASGLVGARLWRADARARPARRYAAGLTMRRSLPKGATVVRPSNAKPRPR from the coding sequence GTGACCGGAGCGCGCAACGCGCTGGGCAACGGCGTCTACCGGCGGCTGCTGACCGCCCAGGTGGTCTGCCTGGCGGGCACGGGACTGGCCACGGTGGCGCTCGGCCTCCTCGCGTTCGACGTCGCCGGCGCCGGCGCGGGGCGGGTGCTGGGGACGGTGTTCGCGATCAAGATGGTCGCCTACGTCCTGATCTCCCCGGTCGCCCAGGCCGTGGTCTCGCGGCTGCCCCGCCGTCAGGTGATGGTCGCGGCCGACGCGCTGCGCGCGGCGGTCGCGCTCGCGCTGCCGCTCATCGACCAGGTCTGGCAGGTCTACGCCCTGGTGTTCGTCCTGCAAGCGGCCTCCGCGGTGCACTCGCCGACGTTCCAGGCGGCGATCCCCGATGTGCTGGCGGACGTGCGCCAGTACACCCAGGCGCTGTCGTTCAGCCGGCTGGCCGAGGACCTGGAGATGGTGCTGTCGCCCATGCTCGCCGCGGCGCTGTTGCTGGTGATCCCGCCCGACGCCCTGTTCTGGGGAACTGCGGTCGGGTTCGCCGGATCGGCCGCGTTGATCGGGTCGATCGCGATCCCGCGCCCGCGCGCGTCACAGGAGGGTGGGACCGCGTTCGCCCAACTGCCGTTCGGCATACGCGTCCGCCGCGGGATGCGGCTCATGTGGCGGGTCCGGGCGTTGCGGCCTGTCCTCGCACTCAACCTCACGGTCGCCGCGGCCGGCGCGTTCGTCCTCGTGCAGACCGTGGTGATCGCCCGCGACACGTTCGGGCAGGGCAACGACGTCGTCGCCGTCCTGCTCGCCGTCAACGGCGCCGGATCCATGACGGCCGCGCTGACGCTGCCGAAGATGCTGGCGCGGCTGCCCGAGCGCACCGTGATGCTCGGTGGGGCCGTGGTCATGTCCGCCGCGACGCTCCTCGTGCCCCTGGCCCTGCGGGTCGCAGCGCCGGCGGTCGGTCTGGCGGCGATCGGGGCGCTGTGGGTGGCGGTCGGCTTCGGCTGGGCGTGCACCGAGGTGCCCTTTGGGCGGATCGTCATCCGCGAGGTCCCCGACGCCGACCGTCCCGCGGTGTTCGCGGCGGAGTTCTCGCTGTCCCACCTGTGCTGGCTCGTCACCTATCCGGTGGCGGGATGGCTCGGCGCCGTCGGCCTCGGCCGCACCGCCCTGCTGCTCGCGCTCGTCGCAGCCGCCTCGGGACTGGTGGGCGCGCGCCTGTGGCGCGCCGACGCCCGCGCTCGCCCCGCGAGGCGCTATGCCGCTGGCCTCACCATGCGGCGCTCCCTGCCGAAGGGCGCCACCGTGGTCCGCCCGTCGAACGCGAAGCCGCGGCCGCGGTAG
- a CDS encoding ArsR/SmtB family transcription factor: MREDRSPCAFGPDSAYVELAAEVFSLLADVTRIRIILALRDGEMSVNRLSDVVDKSPTAVSQHLAKLRWGKVVRARQDGNRVFYSLVDEHARQLVTQAVFQAQHVVDEQPAHHAASSTPPPHPAG, encoded by the coding sequence ATGCGTGAAGATAGATCGCCCTGCGCGTTCGGCCCAGACTCGGCGTACGTCGAGCTGGCCGCCGAGGTGTTCTCGCTGCTGGCGGACGTGACGCGGATCCGCATCATCCTGGCGTTGCGGGACGGTGAGATGTCGGTCAACCGCCTGTCCGACGTCGTCGACAAGTCGCCGACCGCGGTCTCGCAGCACCTGGCGAAGCTGCGGTGGGGCAAGGTCGTGCGGGCACGGCAGGACGGCAACCGGGTCTTCTACTCACTGGTGGACGAGCACGCGCGCCAGTTGGTGACGCAGGCGGTGTTCCAGGCCCAGCACGTCGTGGACGAGCAGCCGGCCCACCACGCTGCCAGCTCGACGCCGCCGCCTCACCCTGCGGGGTGA
- a CDS encoding HAD-IA family hydrolase produces the protein MAKPVLMVDVDGVVVRRPEGRAWHADLEADLGIRRADLDRVFFRPHFDDVVAGRADLYERLDAVLPVLGAVSSRELVDYWFAHDAALDDQFLADLASARAGGFDAHLATVQEHHRARYLWETLGLRERFDAMHYAADVGRRKAEPEFYDVVQRRTGREPGLHCLIDDSLENVDAARAAGWRAFHWRPTSRLADVLKNLAPDQRAPGFVRFEGPAPHARGHRTGVFALANNLAHTGRLAPEDRAWWRRSNDWCNAAYPDPSTIDPLVYDRTVNPGAQAWFKATAVHLIDKTREYLGLLDRYGVAWIERHSTVPGRVVYEDDVQVVVVPDAVR, from the coding sequence GTGGCGAAGCCCGTGCTGATGGTGGATGTGGACGGCGTTGTCGTGCGAAGGCCCGAAGGCCGGGCTTGGCATGCGGACCTTGAGGCGGATCTCGGGATCCGGCGCGCCGACCTTGACCGGGTATTCTTTCGGCCGCACTTCGACGACGTCGTCGCCGGTCGGGCGGACCTCTACGAGCGGCTGGACGCCGTGCTCCCAGTGCTCGGCGCGGTTTCGTCGCGTGAGCTCGTGGACTACTGGTTCGCGCACGACGCCGCCCTTGACGACCAGTTCCTCGCGGACCTCGCCAGTGCGCGTGCGGGCGGGTTCGACGCGCACCTCGCCACCGTTCAGGAGCACCACCGCGCCCGCTACCTGTGGGAGACGCTCGGCCTTCGTGAGCGGTTCGATGCGATGCACTACGCAGCCGACGTCGGGCGCCGCAAAGCCGAGCCTGAGTTCTACGACGTCGTACAGCGCAGGACGGGACGGGAGCCGGGACTGCACTGCCTGATCGACGACAGCCTGGAGAACGTGGACGCGGCCCGTGCGGCGGGCTGGCGTGCGTTCCACTGGCGTCCGACGTCCCGGCTCGCTGACGTGCTCAAGAACCTCGCCCCCGACCAGCGCGCGCCAGGGTTCGTCCGCTTCGAAGGCCCGGCGCCCCATGCGCGAGGTCACCGCACGGGCGTTTTCGCGCTCGCCAACAACCTCGCTCACACCGGGAGGCTCGCGCCTGAGGACCGTGCGTGGTGGCGCCGGAGCAACGACTGGTGCAACGCGGCCTACCCGGACCCCTCCACGATCGACCCGCTGGTCTACGACCGAACGGTCAACCCGGGAGCCCAGGCGTGGTTCAAGGCGACGGCGGTTCACCTCATCGACAAGACGCGCGAGTACCTGGGACTGCTCGACCGATACGGCGTCGCCTGGATTGAGCGGCACTCGACTGTGCCCGGACGCGTCGTCTACGAGGACGACGTCCAGGTCGTCGTCGTTCCGGACGCAGTCCGATGA
- a CDS encoding GNAT family N-acetyltransferase gives MASARGEVWHTNEGVRDGVTVGCVAHDAQESVTVRPLRWGDADVMAAWAGDVDFCDEAEWSRDLSFADHQRFHRSIVTSPPAELTRLAAVQAGVLVGYVDLHGGEPRRRELGFLIGERRRWGQGCGLRAARAGLAHGFDVLGLEQIWAEALDANQRSVRILQRLGMVETGTGDVGVFLGAATHYRQFAITATQWRTVSTSSPGLSRPTRGD, from the coding sequence ATGGCATCTGCGCGAGGGGAGGTGTGGCACACGAATGAGGGAGTGCGGGACGGCGTTACAGTCGGCTGCGTGGCCCATGACGCGCAGGAGTCTGTGACGGTGCGACCCTTGCGGTGGGGTGACGCGGACGTCATGGCCGCCTGGGCGGGCGACGTGGACTTCTGCGACGAAGCCGAGTGGAGCCGCGACCTCTCCTTTGCCGACCATCAGCGCTTCCACCGCTCGATCGTCACGTCGCCCCCCGCCGAGTTGACCCGGCTGGCCGCAGTCCAAGCCGGCGTCCTGGTCGGCTACGTCGATCTTCACGGCGGTGAACCCCGCCGGCGCGAGTTGGGGTTCCTCATCGGAGAGCGCCGTCGCTGGGGTCAGGGGTGCGGTCTTCGGGCCGCACGCGCGGGGCTCGCCCACGGCTTCGACGTTCTCGGCCTCGAGCAGATCTGGGCCGAGGCGCTGGACGCCAACCAGCGCTCTGTCCGCATCCTCCAACGGCTCGGGATGGTCGAGACGGGTACGGGGGATGTCGGGGTCTTTCTCGGCGCTGCGACCCACTACCGCCAGTTCGCCATCACGGCGACGCAGTGGCGGACGGTCAGCACGTCATCGCCCGGCCTCAGCCGACCAACGCGTGGCGACTGA
- a CDS encoding ATP-binding protein — MTGDSDERGDYTLEGFAVPAEIDHVHALLERVGAEHPEVDPTDLMLFETAVVEIANNVVEHGRPRGEVRWRLSLTVSADEIEAELLDSGQEFVADLDTPMPDLLAEGGRGLPLAGALLHRIELVRLDDANHWRMVRRLSPPAAG, encoded by the coding sequence GTGACTGGTGACTCCGACGAACGAGGCGACTACACGCTGGAGGGCTTCGCGGTGCCGGCCGAGATCGACCACGTGCACGCGCTGCTCGAGCGCGTGGGCGCCGAGCACCCCGAGGTCGACCCGACCGACCTCATGCTGTTCGAGACGGCCGTGGTCGAGATCGCCAACAACGTCGTCGAACACGGCCGACCTCGTGGCGAGGTGCGTTGGCGCCTGTCGCTCACGGTGAGCGCCGACGAGATCGAGGCCGAGCTGCTCGACTCCGGCCAGGAGTTCGTGGCCGACCTCGACACGCCGATGCCCGACCTGCTCGCCGAGGGCGGTCGCGGCCTGCCGCTGGCAGGTGCGCTGCTGCACCGCATCGAGCTCGTGCGCCTCGACGACGCCAACCACTGGCGCATGGTCCGCAGGCTCAGCCCTCCGGCCGCCGGGTGA
- a CDS encoding STAS domain-containing protein, with product MEFQEHDAGAYVTLAPEGRLNLISAPPLKARVDDLVRDGRSHVVVDLGRVDHIDSSGLGALVGGLKSARQAGGELRIARAGEQVLAVLKLTNLDRILVPYPSVEEAGRDW from the coding sequence ATGGAGTTCCAGGAGCACGACGCGGGCGCCTACGTGACGCTGGCGCCCGAGGGACGGCTCAACCTCATCTCCGCCCCGCCGCTCAAGGCGCGCGTCGACGATCTGGTGCGCGACGGGCGCTCCCACGTCGTCGTGGACCTCGGGCGGGTCGACCACATCGACTCCTCGGGGCTGGGCGCGCTGGTGGGCGGGCTCAAGTCCGCGCGGCAGGCGGGCGGTGAGCTGCGGATCGCGCGCGCCGGCGAGCAGGTGCTGGCGGTGCTCAAGCTGACCAACCTCGACCGCATCCTCGTGCCCTACCCCTCTGTGGAGGAGGCAGGCCGTGACTGGTGA
- a CDS encoding PP2C family protein-serine/threonine phosphatase — translation MATQTDDAERLAEAAGARYDRVVRLAQAIFGAPIVALNLIGARGQVTVAAVGAYTQRLPLDASICASTVLRDDVVEIADLRQDPRFRDFPMVVGPPRVRFYAGVPLRGAGGRNVGVLCMLDLVPRELGATQREMLADLGAMVERELAVQDEMLRAGEVQRLLLPNEPPALPGVEAAGRVQPAREAGGDFFDWQVVGARGARDELQVVLGDVMGKGLAASLIASEIRAVLGTHSTYVALDEAVRRTSEATAHDLESNGRFVTLWGGRLDPIDGTLHYVDAGHGLAALASSRGVRRLAQEHLPLGMPVASRWTQASAVMAPDETLVVVSDGVLDVFGDLGVALDAVRELTVTGASCGVVVDSIVEQAAGRGATDDVAAVAVRRTARQESRGVARGEDRGEGRTA, via the coding sequence GTGGCCACCCAGACGGACGACGCGGAGCGGCTGGCCGAGGCGGCCGGAGCCCGTTACGACCGGGTCGTCCGCCTCGCCCAGGCGATCTTCGGCGCCCCGATCGTGGCGCTCAACCTCATCGGCGCTCGCGGGCAGGTCACGGTCGCCGCCGTCGGCGCGTACACGCAGCGACTCCCGCTCGACGCCTCGATCTGCGCCTCGACCGTGCTGCGCGACGACGTCGTCGAGATCGCCGACCTGCGGCAGGACCCGCGCTTCCGCGACTTCCCCATGGTCGTCGGCCCACCACGCGTGCGCTTCTACGCCGGGGTGCCGCTGCGCGGCGCCGGCGGACGGAACGTCGGGGTGCTGTGCATGCTCGACCTGGTGCCGCGCGAGCTCGGCGCCACGCAGCGGGAGATGTTGGCCGACCTCGGCGCCATGGTCGAGCGCGAGCTCGCCGTCCAGGACGAGATGCTGCGCGCGGGCGAGGTGCAGCGGCTCCTGCTGCCCAACGAGCCTCCCGCGCTGCCCGGAGTCGAGGCCGCCGGGCGCGTCCAGCCCGCGCGCGAAGCGGGCGGGGACTTCTTCGACTGGCAGGTGGTCGGCGCCCGCGGGGCCCGCGACGAGCTGCAGGTGGTGCTCGGCGACGTCATGGGCAAGGGCCTGGCCGCCTCGCTCATCGCATCCGAGATCCGCGCCGTGCTGGGCACGCACTCGACCTATGTCGCGCTCGACGAGGCCGTGCGGCGCACCAGCGAGGCGACCGCGCATGACCTGGAGAGCAACGGGCGGTTCGTGACGCTGTGGGGTGGGCGCCTCGATCCCATCGACGGTACGCTCCACTATGTCGACGCAGGTCACGGGCTTGCGGCGCTCGCCTCGTCGCGGGGCGTGCGGCGCCTGGCCCAAGAGCATCTGCCGCTGGGGATGCCCGTGGCCTCCCGCTGGACGCAGGCGTCGGCCGTCATGGCGCCCGACGAGACGCTCGTGGTCGTCAGCGACGGCGTGCTCGACGTGTTCGGCGACCTCGGCGTCGCGCTGGACGCGGTCCGCGAGCTGACCGTCACGGGCGCGAGCTGCGGCGTCGTCGTCGACAGCATCGTGGAGCAGGCCGCAGGGCGAGGCGCGACCGACGACGTCGCCGCCGTCGCCGTGCGACGGACGGCGAGGCAGGAGTCGCGCGGTGTCGCGCGAGGCGAGGACCGAGGAGAGGGGCGAACCGCCTGA
- a CDS encoding ABC transporter substrate-binding protein, with amino-acid sequence MKTKIRAGGIVAMAATVALVAAGCGGGDDNGNGAAADGGNVEITWWHNGTGEPLLGFWEDVAQEFMDDNPGVTINVQAFQNEELRNTVLPNAFAGGNAPDLFQSWGGGELSQWVSDGIVMDLSDVASDTIEAIGTPATAWQVDGKTYGLPFTFGPAGFWVNTDLWEQGGLDVNNFPTTWDELFAAWTTLKDAGITPVAVGGLDGWPAAHWWYHTAVSTVSAETFEKAMATGDFSDPAWEKTGENLQTILDANAFNDGWQATSAQQGAASSAGMVALGQAATELMGVWNGGVMGGIYNEANGLPEDSQELQESHLGWFPFPAFSDGEGDGRILGGGDGFSVHADAPAETVDFLEYILSEDVQRRYVALGNSPALAALGAEIDDPGQAAAQKALANASGVQLWLDTAFGPTVAGPMNDAIVQFMQGNGTPQQVVDAIAGAWPQS; translated from the coding sequence ATGAAGACCAAGATTCGCGCAGGGGGGATCGTCGCGATGGCCGCGACCGTCGCCCTGGTCGCCGCCGGCTGCGGTGGCGGCGACGACAACGGCAATGGCGCTGCGGCCGACGGTGGCAACGTCGAGATCACGTGGTGGCACAACGGCACCGGGGAGCCGCTGCTCGGCTTCTGGGAGGACGTGGCCCAGGAGTTCATGGACGACAACCCGGGCGTGACGATCAACGTCCAGGCGTTCCAGAACGAGGAGCTGCGCAACACCGTCCTGCCCAACGCCTTCGCGGGCGGCAACGCTCCCGACCTGTTCCAGAGCTGGGGCGGCGGCGAGCTGTCCCAGTGGGTCAGCGACGGCATCGTCATGGACCTGTCGGACGTGGCCTCGGACACGATCGAGGCCATCGGCACCCCGGCCACCGCGTGGCAGGTCGACGGCAAGACCTACGGTCTTCCGTTCACCTTCGGCCCCGCCGGCTTCTGGGTCAACACCGACCTGTGGGAGCAGGGCGGCCTCGACGTGAACAACTTCCCCACCACCTGGGACGAGCTGTTCGCCGCGTGGACCACGCTGAAGGACGCCGGCATCACGCCGGTCGCCGTCGGCGGTCTCGACGGCTGGCCCGCCGCGCACTGGTGGTACCACACCGCCGTCTCGACCGTCTCCGCTGAGACGTTCGAGAAGGCCATGGCCACCGGTGACTTCTCCGACCCCGCGTGGGAGAAGACCGGCGAGAACCTCCAGACGATCCTGGACGCCAACGCGTTCAACGACGGCTGGCAGGCCACCTCGGCGCAGCAGGGCGCCGCGTCGTCGGCCGGTATGGTCGCGCTCGGCCAGGCCGCGACGGAGCTCATGGGCGTCTGGAACGGCGGCGTCATGGGCGGCATCTACAACGAGGCCAACGGCCTGCCCGAGGACTCGCAGGAGCTGCAGGAGAGCCACCTCGGTTGGTTCCCCTTCCCGGCGTTCTCCGACGGTGAGGGCGACGGCCGCATCCTCGGTGGCGGCGACGGCTTCTCCGTCCACGCCGACGCTCCGGCCGAGACGGTCGACTTCCTCGAGTACATCCTCTCGGAGGACGTGCAGCGCCGTTACGTCGCGCTCGGCAACTCGCCGGCTCTCGCCGCCCTCGGCGCCGAGATCGACGACCCGGGTCAGGCCGCGGCTCAGAAGGCCCTCGCCAACGCCTCCGGCGTGCAGCTGTGGCTCGACACCGCGTTCGGCCCGACCGTGGCCGGCCCGATGAACGACGCCATCGTGCAGTTCATGCAGGGCAACGGCACTCCGCAGCAGGTCGTCGACGCCATCGCCGGCGCCTGGCCGCAGAGCTGA
- a CDS encoding carbohydrate ABC transporter permease, whose protein sequence is MSAVEIDPRAAKAARGSSPQPSKAKRARRWRERAEIVGFTAPALIVFVLFVFVPIGYAVVLSLFDGTPTSPIRNFVGFQNFTEIFTTGRGETLGQPWFWNAVRNNFLIAAMSLLLQGPIAIGVALLLNRKMKFRGFFRLMIFVPYVLSEVITGVIFSLMLSPQGALNDWLTRLGFEQFANFQWLMDTSAAPADAGIFAILGSRTFWAVFAILTWKYVGLAIILFLAGLSGVPEELNEAAAIDGASWWQIQRKITIPLLGPTIRIWAFLSLIGSFQLFDMVWILTGQQPGRTGLHTMATFMVDQGMNRNRVGFGSAIAIVLFVITLIVALLYQRFILSRDLGKES, encoded by the coding sequence GTGTCCGCAGTTGAGATCGACCCCCGGGCGGCGAAAGCCGCCCGGGGGTCGTCCCCGCAGCCGAGCAAGGCGAAGCGGGCACGTCGCTGGCGTGAGCGCGCCGAGATCGTCGGGTTCACCGCTCCGGCGCTGATCGTGTTCGTCCTCTTCGTCTTCGTCCCGATCGGCTACGCCGTCGTCCTCTCACTCTTCGACGGCACGCCGACCAGTCCGATCCGCAACTTCGTCGGGTTCCAGAACTTCACCGAGATCTTCACCACCGGACGCGGGGAGACCCTGGGTCAGCCGTGGTTCTGGAACGCGGTGCGCAACAACTTCCTCATCGCCGCGATGTCCCTGCTCCTGCAGGGCCCCATCGCGATCGGCGTCGCGCTGCTGCTCAACCGCAAGATGAAGTTCCGCGGGTTCTTCCGGCTGATGATCTTCGTGCCGTACGTCCTGTCCGAGGTCATCACGGGCGTGATCTTCAGCCTCATGCTGTCCCCCCAGGGAGCGCTCAACGACTGGCTGACCCGCCTCGGGTTCGAGCAGTTCGCGAACTTCCAGTGGCTCATGGACACCAGCGCCGCGCCTGCGGACGCCGGCATCTTCGCGATCCTCGGGTCGCGCACGTTCTGGGCGGTCTTCGCCATCCTCACGTGGAAGTACGTCGGCCTGGCGATCATCCTGTTCCTGGCGGGCCTGTCGGGCGTGCCTGAGGAGCTCAACGAGGCCGCCGCGATCGACGGCGCGTCCTGGTGGCAGATCCAGCGGAAGATCACCATCCCGCTGCTCGGCCCGACGATCCGCATCTGGGCCTTCCTGTCCCTCATCGGCTCGTTCCAGCTGTTTGACATGGTGTGGATCCTCACGGGTCAGCAGCCCGGCCGCACCGGTCTGCACACCATGGCGACGTTCATGGTCGACCAGGGCATGAACCGCAACCGCGTCGGCTTCGGCTCCGCGATCGCGATCGTGCTGTTCGTCATCACGCTGATCGTCGCGTTGCTCTACCAACGCTTCATCCTCAGCCGCGACCTCGGAAAGGAGTCCTGA